In Oceanivirga salmonicida, the DNA window AAGCGAAATTAATAAAAAAATGGTTAATAAATAATTTAATAGACACAAAATTTCCCAGAAAAAATGGTAAGCCATTAAATGGAACTTTACAAGGCTTATGGAGATATAGAGTAGGTAATTATAGAATTATAGCAGAAATAAAAGATAAAAAATTAATAATAATTTTAATTGAAATAGGACATAGAAAAGAAATATATAAATAATAAAATTAATATTTAAACAGAATTTGAGATAAATACATTAAAGTGAATTAAAGAATAGAGAAAAAAATCTATTCTTTTTTTGAGATATAATTAAACTTTTATATAAAAAATATTGAAAAGATAGGAGAAAATATGGAAATAAAAGAAATTGGTGTAATATTAAATGGTTATGAAACTAATGAGCAAGCCCCTAGACAAGCATTTCATGATGATAGAGAGTTTATTATGTCAATACACCCTAAATATATG includes these proteins:
- a CDS encoding type II toxin-antitoxin system RelE family toxin, giving the protein MEEKYIVEFTEKAKKDLKKLDKYQAKLIKKWLINNLIDTKFPRKNGKPLNGTLQGLWRYRVGNYRIIAEIKDKKLIIILIEIGHRKEIYK